From Spiroplasma endosymbiont of Amphimallon solstitiale:
CATTATTTATTTCTAATGGAGCATTATATAAATTAGCATTATTTTCCTTTAATTTTGTAGAAAAGTAATGATACATGATAAAGTGTTATTTTTAGAGAATTTTTACACTAAATAATGTTATTTTTAACAAATTTTTAATTAAAAATAATATTTTAAGTGTAAATTGATGAATAATTTTTGGTCATCCATACTTTTCTACATAATTAAAATTATTTTCTGCTACAAAATCAGTAAAATAAGTTTCATGATTAAAATCATTAAAACCAAAATAATTTAAAATAGAAGCATGAGTACTTTTATTTTTATTAGTTAAAAATTTTACTTTTTCATTTTGATTATCACTAATATTACTTTTATCTTTTCCTGAATTGTAAAATTAAAAAGGACACTTATATAAAAATTAAATTGTGTTAATTCTATAATTAAGAAAAGAAAGGAATTAGCACAATGTATAAGTATCTGACTATTGAATCAATAATAGCAATAAAAGAATATAAAAGTTATGGATTTTCGATTCGTAAAATAGCAAAAGCCATTGATTATAGTAAATCAACTGTACATAGAGTTTGTAGATTATTAAATCAAAACTTATTGCCATTAGAAATATTGAATAAAATTCAAAAAAATAAACAAAATGCAGGTAGAAAATTAATAATTTTAACTTTAATAGAAATTAATACTATTAATCATTTGTTAATTACTAAAAATTATGCTCTTGATATAATTGCTAATTTTTTAAAGGAAACCTGAATTGTAAATATAAATGGGACAGTTTTTTAAAATAATTGTATTAAATCTATTGGTCTTTTATAAGATAGTGATTTTCTGGGTGTAGAATTAATTTGAAATGCTATAGTATTTAAATCTTTTTGTTTATATGAAGATAGATCTGTAGATTTTGGTAAATATCTTCTTAAAATACCATTATTATTTTCATTTAAACCTCTTTGACAAGGTTTACCAGGATCTGCAAAATAAATCTTAACATTACAATTTTTTTCGATTAATTTTCATTTACTAAATTCTTTACCACGATCAAAAGTAATAGTTTTAACTGTTCCTTTTTGTAACTTTGAAATAAATTTTATTATACTTTTTGTAATATTTTCTGATTTATTATTTTTAGTTGCTAAAGGAATTGTGGTTTTTGATCATATATCAGCTAAAGTAATAATAGAACTTTTATGATCTTTACCAATGATAGTATCACCCTCTAAATGACCAAATTCTTCTATATTTTTAATATTAGGAATGATTAAATTTCTTTCATGAATAGACTTACAATTATTAATTCTGCCCCTAGTTTCTTTTTGTTTGTGAGGTTTATTTTTTCCTTTTCTCAATAAGTTATTTTCATCAAAACCCATTCGATTTGTTTTAAACATGTTATATAAAGTTTTTGTTGAAATACTTTTTGTTTTATTTTCCTTTAAAAAATTAGCAATTATATCAAGAGCATAATTTTTAGTAATTAACAAATGATTAATAGTATTAATTTCTATTAAAGTTAAAATTATTAATTTTCTACCTGCATTTTGTTTATTTTTTTGAATTTTATTCAATATTTCTAATGGTAATAAGTTTTGATTTAATAATCTACAAACTCTATGTACAGTTGATTTACTATAATCAATGGCTTTTGCTATTTTACGAATCGAAAATCCATAACTTTTATATTCTTTTATTGCTATTATTGATTCAATAGTCAGATACTTATACATTGTGCTAATTCCTTTCTTTTCTTAATTATAGAATTAACACAATTTAATTTTTATATAAGTGTCCTTTTTAATTTTACAATTCAGGAAACTGTCCCATTTATATTTACAATTCAGGTTTAATAAAAAAAGAGTCTCAGACTCTTTTTTTATTATATTAACGTTTTGAAAATTGTGGTGCTTTTCTGGCTGCTTTTAAACCATATTTTTTACGTTCTTTTTTACGTGCATCACGAGTTAATAATCCAAATTGTCTTAATAATGCTCGATAATCTTCTGACACCTTAACTAAAACATTAGATAAAGCTAAACGTGCTGCACCAGCTTGACCAGTTCTTCCACCGCCTTCAACTTTGATATTAATATCAAAGTTTTCTAACGTATTAGTTACTTTTAAAGGCAATAACATATCTTGAACTAAGATTTCTTGTTCTAAATATTTTAAAGGCTCAAAACCATTAATTAATATTTTTGATTGACCAGTATTTTTTAAATGAACACGGGCAGTTGACGTTTTACGTCCGCCTGAACTTGAATAAGTTACGGGTTTATTAGATGTTGTCATAAAAGTTTACTCCTCTTGGCCTAATATTAAAACTTCAGGGTTTTGGGCTTGATGTTGATGTTGATCATGGTTATAAACATGAAGATGTGTAAATTGCTTACGACCTAAGGTAGTATTTGGTAGCATACCCTTAATCGCTATCTCTAATAATTCAGAAGCATCTTTAGCAATCATACTTTGTGCATTACGTACACGTAATCCACTAGGATATTGTGAATGGTTATAGTACTTCTTATCTTGTAATTTATTACCTGTTAATTTAATTTTGTTTGCATTAATAATGATGATATAATCTCCACAATCTAAATGTGGTGTAAATGAAGGTTTATTTTTACCACGCAATATCATTGCAACTAAAGTTGCAAGACGTCCTAAAATTAAACCACTGGCATCAATAACATATCATTTTTTTTCAATGTTACTGAAACTCATTGTTGTTTGACGCATTTTTTTCTCCTTACAGTGTAATTTTTACCGGGACTACATTGCTTAAAGCATTAATAATTATATAGAAACTTATTTAAAAAAACAAGTATTATCAAAGATTTAATAATTATTTTTACACAAAATTATACATTACAAAATAAATAATTAAAACTTAAAACTAACTCTTATAAAAATATTTATTTTTTAAAATAATTACCATTAAACATTTTTTTATTGTATATTAATTTTTTCAGTTATAAACTTAAATTAAGGCTTATCTAAAATACATTTTAGATAAGCCTTAATGGACGTATGAGATTAATGGATAGAAAGGGACAACTAGAACAATAAACTGATGTACTTTTATTTTTTGTTAATTTAATTATATCATAAAATACATAAATGTTTAAAAATATAATGACAAAATTACATTTAAACAACACAAAAATTCTAATCTTAAAATTAGATTTTAAAAATATGAAGTTTTAATTTATTAAGTACTATTCATATAACTTCTAGCATTTAAATAATTTGCTTTTGCTATTAACATATTATTTAATGTTTGATAATTATATATTTTTGCTCCATTAGTTAAAGATTTTAAAAAATGATAAACATCACTTTCTGCAGAACATCCAATATTTCATGAAGCATTTTGATTTACAATACCATGAGCATTATTTTTAAAATAATTATAAGTTTTAGTATTAACATTAAGTTTTAAAAAATCAAGTAATTTATTACAATTACCACTTGAAAAAGTAGTTGAAGAATCTAAAAATTTTTTTCAGTCATGAGATTCTTTTTTCTTACCACGAACTCCAACAAAAGATTTTCATAAATAACTAAATGCATGAAACTTATCTAAAATATAATAACATCCTAATCAACTAGCCATTGCTTTAATTCATAATGCACAATCACCAGCAACTACTAAATTATAATTATGATACTCTCATTGAACACCTAATATATTTAATTTAATATCATAATGATTAAGAATAGTTTGTGTTGTAAATTGATATAATTCATGTTGATTTAAACCATTGTTAACTTTAAATAATAAAAATGCAGTTGTTTTATTTTGCAATTTATTTCTATATGAATAAATTTCCTTTAATTTTGTAGAAAAGTAATGATACATGATAAAGTGTTATTTTTAGAGAATTTTTACACTAAATAATGTTACTTTTAACAAATTTTTAATTAAAAATAATATTTTAAGTGTAAATTGATGAATAATTTTTGGTCATCCATACTTTTCTACATAATTAAAATAAATTTCTTTTTTCCCTAGATTAAAAGTTAAAATTCTACAACAATATTGCTGTTTTAAACCATTTTCATCTCAACAAGTAATAAAAGCATCATCTGCACATATATTTAATTTTTGATTAAATAATACTTTATGTTTTTGTTCCTTTAATTTTGTAGAAAAGTAGTGGTATTAGTAAAATTAGCAAAAATATATTTTTATATGGTATTTTTAATATTAAAGAGGTGATTTTAAATGAATAAAAATACAGTAAAAGAAATTTTAAATAATTTGTCTGATAAAGATTTTATTGAGATTTTTAGAGAAAATAAAACTAGAATTAAACAAATTGAGAAAAAAGAAAAATTTGAAGCAGTCGAACAAAAATTCAAAGAGAAAGGGATTCAATGTCCAGATTGTAGTTCTTTTTTGTGTACTAAATATGGTAGTAAAGATTATAAGCAAAGATATAAATGTAAAAGTTGTAATATTACTTTTCATGCTTTTAAAAATCATTATTTTTATTGAAGTCATTTATCTCATGATCAATGAGATTTATTGATACAAATAGCTACTTTAGGTCAATCTGCTTACATTATTTCTCAATTTATTAATACTACAAATAAAACTGCCTGATTTAATCGTCAAAAATTTATGAAATCAACACAATTAGTAAAAACACAAAATCAATTTGTAAAATTAAAAGCTAGAATTGAAGTTGACGAAACTTTTATCAAAGAAATTCATAAAGGAAACTTTAAAGATCCAAATGATCCAAGAAACCAATGAATTGAAGAAAATGCTAAAGATTTAAATTGTTGTATTCAAATGGCAATTGATGAAAACCGAAATATCTATGCTCAAACAACAAATACTAAAAGATTAAATAAAAAATGAGTACAAGAAAACTTAACATCGAAACTTATCGAAGAAAAT
This genomic window contains:
- a CDS encoding IS30 family transposase: MYKYLTIESIIAIKEYKSYGFSIRKIAKAIDYSKSTVHRVCRLLNQNLLPLEILNKIQKNKQNAGRKLIILTLIEINTINHLLITKNYALDIIANFLKENKTKSISTKTLYNMFKTNRMGFDENNLLRKGKNKPHKQKETRGRINNCKSIHERNLIIPNIKNIEEFGHLEGDTIIGKDHKSSIITLADIWSKTTIPLATKNNKSENITKSIIKFISKLQKGTVKTITFDRGKEFSKWKLIEKNCNVKIYFADPGKPCQRGLNENNNGILRRYLPKSTDLSSYKQKDLNTIAFQINSTPRKSLSYKRPIDLIQLF
- the rpsI gene encoding 30S ribosomal protein S9; translated protein: MTTSNKPVTYSSSGGRKTSTARVHLKNTGQSKILINGFEPLKYLEQEILVQDMLLPLKVTNTLENFDINIKVEGGGRTGQAGAARLALSNVLVKVSEDYRALLRQFGLLTRDARKKERKKYGLKAARKAPQFSKR
- the rplM gene encoding 50S ribosomal protein L13, whose amino-acid sequence is MRQTTMSFSNIEKKWYVIDASGLILGRLATLVAMILRGKNKPSFTPHLDCGDYIIIINANKIKLTGNKLQDKKYYNHSQYPSGLRVRNAQSMIAKDASELLEIAIKGMLPNTTLGRKQFTHLHVYNHDQHQHQAQNPEVLILGQEE
- a CDS encoding transposase-like zinc-binding domain-containing protein, whose amino-acid sequence is MNKNTVKEILNNLSDKDFIEIFRENKTRIKQIEKKEKFEAVEQKFKEKGIQCPDCSSFLCTKYGSKDYKQRYKCKSCNITFHAFKNHYFYWSHLSHDQWDLLIQIATLGQSAYIISQFINTTNKTAWFNRQKFMKSTQLVKTQNQFVKLKARIEVDETFIKEIHKGNFKDPNDPRNQWIEENAKDLNCCIQMAIDENRNIYAQTTNTKRLNKKWVQENLTSKLIEENSIIVCDMQVLYDTVAKQTKSTIQQFKSKENKELNYKKLSNVSKIQSSLKEFITHYHGIGFTNIQNYLNLWKWKYQHYGLTL